One segment of Nostoc flagelliforme CCNUN1 DNA contains the following:
- a CDS encoding replicative DNA helicase, which translates to MFSPDFASDNVVSMPNRLPPQAIEAEEVVLGGILFDPEAIARVIKILQPEDFYVGSHKNIYQAAVRLHQSQQPTDLLFVTSWLESHGLLHNVGGRNKLASLLNSCVSAVNIDALAELIREKAQLRAVIQTALQMARTAMDAPLTEMTATSVIEMGQQKLLELRQLTVPCQMKLMADIIPDVYAEIEASNNGEDAIEVNVPTGFYDLDSVIGGMPFGALTVVGGRGGIGKSTWALDIGIRAAASGLTTAYFALEMSASQMVKKTLSRLAAPHVPADLLFKRNALRESHWNPLAQACADAMALPFWLNDNPVITTSQIKGDLQDIQARCGSVSLVIVDYVQLIEPMRRERGENRVQEIDSILKQLRAIAKQFNCAVLGLAQLKREVDSRSEKRPTKADFRESGGFEQEAAVMLGLYREDYYDKQTTQKGIFEVSVLKSRFSSETTVNLLFDERFGQFKNLAKSQY; encoded by the coding sequence ATGTTTTCACCAGATTTTGCCTCAGATAACGTAGTTTCAATGCCTAACCGCTTACCACCCCAGGCAATAGAAGCTGAAGAAGTAGTACTCGGTGGCATTTTGTTTGACCCAGAAGCGATCGCTCGTGTGATTAAGATTTTGCAACCAGAAGATTTTTACGTCGGTTCGCACAAGAACATTTACCAAGCCGCAGTCAGATTGCACCAGTCTCAGCAGCCAACGGATTTATTGTTTGTCACCAGTTGGCTGGAATCTCATGGCTTGTTGCATAATGTTGGCGGGAGAAATAAACTTGCGTCCTTGCTTAACTCTTGCGTGTCAGCAGTTAACATCGATGCCTTAGCAGAGTTAATTCGAGAAAAAGCGCAATTGAGAGCGGTGATCCAAACGGCTTTACAAATGGCGCGTACAGCGATGGATGCCCCCTTGACTGAAATGACTGCTACTTCAGTCATCGAAATGGGACAACAAAAACTTTTAGAGTTGCGCCAATTAACTGTCCCTTGTCAGATGAAGCTAATGGCTGACATCATTCCTGACGTTTATGCCGAGATTGAGGCTTCCAATAACGGTGAAGATGCGATTGAGGTAAACGTCCCAACTGGATTTTATGATTTGGATTCGGTAATTGGCGGGATGCCCTTCGGTGCTTTGACCGTTGTTGGAGGTCGCGGCGGAATCGGCAAGTCCACCTGGGCATTAGATATTGGCATTCGGGCTGCTGCTAGCGGCTTAACAACCGCTTATTTCGCTTTAGAAATGTCTGCCTCACAAATGGTCAAAAAGACCCTCTCAAGGCTGGCAGCCCCTCATGTTCCTGCTGACCTGCTTTTTAAACGCAATGCACTCCGGGAATCTCACTGGAATCCTTTAGCTCAAGCCTGTGCTGACGCGATGGCATTACCATTTTGGTTAAATGACAACCCTGTAATCACCACCTCACAAATCAAGGGTGATTTGCAAGATATACAAGCTCGTTGCGGGTCAGTCAGTTTGGTGATTGTGGACTATGTGCAGTTGATTGAACCAATGCGCCGTGAACGTGGGGAAAATCGTGTACAAGAAATCGACTCCATCTTGAAACAACTTAGAGCGATCGCTAAACAATTCAATTGTGCTGTCTTGGGTTTAGCACAGTTAAAAAGAGAAGTTGATTCTCGCTCTGAAAAGCGTCCAACCAAAGCAGACTTTCGAGAATCAGGAGGATTTGAACAGGAGGCTGCTGTCATGTTGGGTTTGTATCGGGAAGATTACTACGATAAACAGACTACCCAAAAAGGCATTTTTGAAGTTTCAGTTTTGAAAAGCCGATTTAGTAGTGAAACGACTGTTAATCTCTTGTTTGACGAAAGATTTGGACAGTTTAAAAATTTGGCTAAATCTCAATATTAA
- a CDS encoding helix-turn-helix domain-containing protein, translated as MNTTSDRKEFLPVVPSYFDEYGLEPMEYRLYSHIVRRAGKNSCFESIPNMARSCLMNEKTVRKSLRVLVAARLIKVVQERKGRTSIYELTQPGEWLDSQSLPAIRQEFTTNSVNQNLSHNGSGSKLGGGSSTKSGRGVVPDLVGVVVPNLVGVVVPDLVDEVYPNKVIPSKEFTLNAAPSTQNAFPTQESCVCETEQLNLEKPTPEKPSLEESTPEEPTPQLPASLSKNSESLQQTDNPSCRSIIPAGSFEKIEQSKKKQVIDDPYKSAQNVKDLIDAWITDPTAFADDSVPLVVREKIKWNRWVLPWHSGQSKLNNLYQNFNPIVVDFLAAELATKSKLSAQLEITHAIAVINTWEKTKGGWTNLNQRYQQAHSAEAQRLAQQKAIQTAHAAPNELRAVLPEIRQARRFTKTEFRNKESGFRIEACAAAG; from the coding sequence ATGAATACAACAAGTGATCGCAAAGAGTTTTTACCCGTTGTTCCATCTTACTTTGATGAGTACGGGCTGGAGCCAATGGAATATCGCTTATATTCCCATATTGTCAGACGTGCTGGTAAAAACAGCTGCTTTGAATCTATCCCTAACATGGCTCGAAGCTGCTTGATGAATGAAAAAACTGTCCGAAAATCATTGCGGGTTTTAGTTGCTGCCAGATTAATCAAAGTTGTACAAGAGCGCAAAGGTAGAACATCCATTTACGAACTTACTCAACCAGGTGAGTGGCTTGACTCGCAATCTTTACCAGCGATTAGGCAAGAATTCACTACAAATAGTGTTAATCAAAACTTGTCACACAATGGTAGTGGTAGCAAATTAGGAGGGGGTAGTAGTACCAAATCTGGTAGGGGTGTGGTTCCTGATTTGGTAGGGGTAGTGGTACCAAATCTGGTAGGAGTAGTGGTACCTGATTTGGTAGACGAAGTATATCCCAATAAGGTAATCCCATCTAAGGAATTCACACTTAATGCAGCACCCTCAACTCAAAACGCATTTCCCACCCAAGAATCGTGTGTGTGTGAAACTGAACAATTAAACCTTGAAAAACCAACTCCAGAAAAACCAAGCTTAGAAGAATCAACCCCAGAAGAACCAACCCCACAATTACCCGCTTCCTTGTCAAAAAATTCCGAGTCTTTGCAACAAACCGATAACCCCTCTTGTAGGTCAATTATTCCGGCGGGGTCGTTCGAGAAAATCGAACAATCGAAGAAAAAACAGGTGATTGATGACCCGTACAAATCCGCCCAGAACGTAAAAGACCTGATTGATGCATGGATCACAGACCCGACTGCTTTTGCTGATGATTCTGTACCACTGGTTGTCAGAGAAAAAATCAAGTGGAATCGCTGGGTTTTACCTTGGCACAGTGGACAGAGCAAGCTGAATAACTTGTACCAGAACTTCAACCCGATAGTCGTGGACTTCCTGGCTGCTGAATTAGCCACTAAGTCGAAACTCTCGGCACAACTTGAAATTACTCATGCGATCGCAGTAATCAACACCTGGGAGAAAACCAAGGGGGGATGGACGAATTTGAATCAGCGCTATCAACAAGCTCATAGTGCCGAAGCTCAACGCCTTGCCCAACAAAAAGCCATACAAACGGCTCATGCTGCCCCTAATGAGTTGAGGGCAGTACTACCCGAAATCAGACAAGCGCGGAGATTTACCAAGACAGAATTCAGGAATAAGGAGTCAGGATTCAGAATTGAAGCTTGTGCAGCTGCGGGATGA
- a CDS encoding alpha-ketoglutarate-dependent dioxygenase AlkB family protein has product MQQLTLFPESVPTLPVNYYPEFLNKEEADELYQHCQELQWKQNQIRMLGKTMPVPRLECIYGDEGCDYLYSKSVLLKPLPWTSSLAQLRDRITAATGYSFRIVIGNHYRSGQDSIGWHNDSEASMGFNPAIASISLGSMRKFQIKPIGGKPIDFWLEHGSLLVMLPGCQSTHLHQVPKTNKVVSTRINLTFRPHVGGKR; this is encoded by the coding sequence ATGCAACAACTAACTTTATTTCCCGAATCTGTTCCTACTTTACCAGTCAACTATTATCCAGAATTTTTGAACAAGGAAGAAGCCGACGAACTCTATCAACATTGCCAAGAACTGCAATGGAAACAAAATCAAATCAGGATGCTGGGTAAAACGATGCCTGTTCCGCGCTTAGAGTGCATTTATGGCGATGAAGGCTGTGATTACCTTTACTCCAAGAGCGTACTACTTAAACCACTGCCTTGGACTTCATCGCTAGCCCAACTGCGAGATCGGATTACTGCTGCTACTGGCTACAGCTTTCGCATTGTCATCGGCAATCACTATAGAAGTGGACAAGACAGTATCGGTTGGCACAACGACAGTGAAGCTTCGATGGGATTTAACCCAGCCATCGCATCTATCAGTCTGGGTTCAATGAGAAAATTCCAAATCAAGCCCATCGGGGGTAAGCCGATTGACTTTTGGCTGGAGCATGGGAGTCTGCTGGTGATGCTTCCGGGTTGTCAGAGTACTCATCTGCATCAAGTTCCGAAGACCAATAAGGTCGTTAGTACACGGATTAATCTGACTTTTCGACCGCACGTTGGGGGTAAAAGATGA
- a CDS encoding helix-turn-helix domain-containing protein, translating into MIFIDLKESREKVGLSMERIAVELSKSASTIRFWEAEAYTPNLS; encoded by the coding sequence TTGATTTTTATAGATTTGAAAGAATCACGCGAAAAGGTTGGTTTGTCGATGGAACGGATAGCAGTAGAGTTAAGTAAATCTGCTTCCACTATTAGATTTTGGGAAGCCGAAGCATACACCCCCAACCTTAGCTAG
- a CDS encoding DUF5895 domain-containing protein, protein MTAFDFDSAEHKAYEKTPAAKSIPSPAGIWIAYENQQLAGWYENKELEGGKEYKVLTNKLDENDEKIGIPGALYRQPRILVIGRSPLLYGNDRKVIGVWRSSDGLDKNAYKFGRRYMVIFVDAQNQPLHIAPVQITAWGVFQVSFDQQLMAFRETCEQAYASFQGKHHQPKNLLWHSMWVFCPILKTEKREKGGQTSNACVCSEYEKPTALNWESYCIGKKPIAQEIALVHNSISDWWRKGLPKNNLPEVATSHALDRNQLMMESQRLIEALGWKEEKGKQFLMDNYGKKGRQSLTNEEFANFVNKLQSMQANYDDEVGYWEDMPS, encoded by the coding sequence ATGACAGCTTTTGACTTTGATTCTGCTGAACACAAAGCATACGAAAAGACTCCAGCAGCTAAAAGCATTCCTTCACCCGCAGGCATTTGGATTGCTTACGAAAATCAACAATTAGCAGGATGGTACGAAAATAAAGAACTAGAAGGTGGGAAAGAGTATAAAGTTCTTACTAACAAGTTGGACGAAAACGATGAAAAGATAGGCATTCCTGGCGCTCTTTATAGACAACCACGAATACTTGTGATTGGGCGATCGCCTCTGCTATATGGAAACGATAGAAAGGTGATTGGAGTTTGGCGTAGCAGTGATGGTTTGGACAAGAACGCCTACAAATTCGGTAGGCGGTATATGGTGATTTTCGTCGATGCCCAAAATCAACCTCTTCATATCGCACCAGTACAAATAACTGCTTGGGGAGTGTTTCAAGTTTCGTTTGATCAACAACTAATGGCATTCCGTGAAACCTGCGAACAAGCTTATGCAAGTTTTCAAGGCAAACATCACCAACCAAAGAATTTACTTTGGCATTCGATGTGGGTATTTTGTCCCATATTGAAAACAGAGAAACGTGAGAAAGGGGGGCAAACTTCCAATGCCTGTGTATGTAGCGAATATGAAAAGCCAACTGCGCTCAACTGGGAGAGTTATTGTATTGGCAAGAAACCAATAGCTCAAGAAATTGCCCTTGTACATAATTCCATCAGCGATTGGTGGAGAAAAGGATTGCCTAAGAACAACTTACCAGAAGTAGCTACGTCTCATGCACTTGATCGCAATCAATTGATGATGGAGTCGCAACGATTGATTGAAGCTTTAGGTTGGAAAGAGGAAAAGGGCAAACAGTTTCTCATGGACAACTATGGAAAAAAAGGAAGGCAGTCACTAACTAACGAAGAATTTGCTAACTTCGTCAACAAATTGCAGTCCATGCAAGCAAATTATGATGATGAAGTTGGTTACTGGGAGGATATGCCTTCTTAA
- a CDS encoding DUF1257 domain-containing protein produces the protein MSHFSTVKTKLTNRECLVQALQDLKLNPQVHEEAQPLKGYYGGSQGQSAEIIVSGRTIKARADMGFKWNGSEYEMIQDEYEVIRQLGGKFYACQLMPAYGRRMVLAKAEELQKQFGECAIAESTNGTVQTLRLTFSGHQEVKQYQRR, from the coding sequence ATGTCGCATTTCTCAACCGTTAAAACCAAGCTTACTAACCGTGAATGCCTGGTACAAGCTTTACAAGATTTGAAATTGAATCCGCAAGTTCATGAAGAAGCGCAGCCACTAAAAGGATACTACGGCGGCTCTCAAGGACAAAGCGCTGAAATCATTGTGTCTGGCCGCACTATAAAAGCCCGTGCAGATATGGGATTTAAATGGAATGGCTCGGAATACGAAATGATCCAGGACGAGTACGAAGTAATTAGGCAATTAGGAGGAAAGTTCTACGCCTGTCAGCTAATGCCTGCTTACGGACGGCGGATGGTTCTGGCGAAGGCTGAAGAATTACAAAAGCAGTTTGGTGAATGCGCGATCGCTGAATCAACCAACGGCACAGTGCAAACTCTACGCCTTACCTTCAGTGGACATCAAGAAGTTAAGCAATATCAAAGGAGATAA
- a CDS encoding DUF2997 domain-containing protein, which produces MERSVLIHVDKVTGEVRVEAEGFEGLSCLSATQPFEEALGVVEGARIFKEESAPQLRITSSSQTRLRQ; this is translated from the coding sequence ATGGAACGTTCAGTTTTGATTCATGTCGACAAGGTTACAGGTGAAGTTCGAGTGGAGGCGGAGGGGTTCGAGGGCTTGAGTTGTTTATCGGCTACGCAACCCTTTGAAGAAGCACTTGGAGTTGTGGAGGGCGCTCGCATTTTCAAAGAAGAATCAGCACCACAGCTTCGGATTACAAGCAGCAGTCAAACACGTTTACGTCAGTAA
- a CDS encoding AAA family ATPase → MNLSNLLSTLDSQIPIAAVDVLSPDEATIIQWLTAEANNKLLCPVFFWNLGVSTLEQCLIAADGGLVFKPVPEYKKPQHADPLLYVFDYIANFSADGIFILGDIHSFIGKNSPSLSWEVVSKVKNLYHRLKPTDKRIVLLGQNIQLHESLVRLIPYCEIPLPGVEQILEHINSYLHDLQQSAIEQELTFTISLNKNEIESLSRAALGLTLEEISDFLRLTVKHNLTSDGIVIDSNFIPQAVEYKTRLLSQMGIELGKPASISFGGLDLLREWLNRRRRLFTQEARELSLPQPKGVLLAGPPGTGKTLLAKNIANILNLPLLQLDIASLLGSLVGESEGNVRRALKTAEAIAPCILWVDEIEKALSGTGDTSGVSQRILGNILTFMSESQCGVFVVATCNDPSALPSELKRKGRFDENFFVDLPTEPERVQILGIHLQRFGIHLESEYLEAIAASTAKFSGAELETLASEAALLAFDENRPQQVTLADLETCRQTITPLAIQDAAAVERMQAWASTARRASSPVVAAKTQSLRAAKYRNLN, encoded by the coding sequence ATGAATCTCTCAAATCTGCTCTCCACGCTCGATTCACAAATTCCCATCGCTGCGGTTGATGTCCTGTCTCCCGATGAAGCGACTATCATTCAGTGGTTAACTGCTGAAGCTAACAATAAGCTCTTATGTCCAGTGTTCTTCTGGAATCTGGGAGTATCAACCTTGGAGCAATGTTTAATCGCAGCAGATGGGGGATTGGTGTTTAAACCAGTGCCAGAGTATAAGAAACCACAACACGCTGACCCATTGTTATACGTGTTTGATTACATTGCGAATTTTAGCGCTGATGGAATCTTCATCTTAGGTGACATTCACTCGTTTATTGGTAAGAATTCGCCTTCGTTATCTTGGGAGGTGGTTAGCAAGGTAAAAAATCTCTACCATCGTCTCAAACCGACTGATAAACGCATTGTGCTGCTGGGTCAAAACATTCAATTACATGAGTCACTTGTACGCTTAATCCCTTATTGTGAAATTCCTCTACCAGGAGTTGAGCAAATACTTGAACATATCAATTCTTATTTGCATGACTTACAACAGTCAGCTATTGAACAGGAATTGACTTTCACTATTTCCCTTAACAAAAATGAAATTGAATCTCTTTCTCGTGCTGCCTTGGGATTAACTCTGGAGGAGATTAGCGACTTCCTGCGGTTAACTGTCAAACATAACCTAACATCAGATGGGATTGTAATTGATAGTAATTTCATACCCCAAGCAGTCGAGTATAAAACTCGGCTGTTGTCTCAAATGGGTATTGAATTGGGCAAGCCTGCTAGCATCTCCTTTGGAGGATTGGATTTGCTGCGTGAGTGGCTCAATCGACGGCGGCGGCTGTTCACGCAAGAAGCGCGTGAGCTTTCCTTGCCTCAACCGAAAGGTGTGTTGCTTGCGGGGCCTCCCGGTACAGGTAAAACATTATTGGCTAAAAACATTGCTAACATCCTTAATTTACCATTGCTCCAGCTAGACATTGCATCCCTTTTGGGCAGTCTGGTAGGTGAGTCTGAGGGGAATGTCAGACGTGCTTTGAAAACTGCCGAAGCTATTGCCCCGTGCATATTGTGGGTGGACGAAATCGAGAAAGCACTTTCGGGAACTGGTGACACTAGTGGAGTCTCACAGAGGATTCTGGGCAATATCCTTACATTCATGTCCGAATCACAGTGTGGTGTGTTTGTCGTAGCAACTTGTAATGACCCGTCTGCGCTGCCAAGTGAACTAAAACGGAAAGGCCGCTTCGATGAAAATTTCTTTGTTGATCTTCCTACAGAACCAGAGCGTGTACAGATTCTAGGGATTCATCTACAACGCTTTGGCATTCACCTGGAATCGGAGTACCTCGAAGCGATCGCAGCCTCGACCGCGAAATTCTCCGGTGCAGAACTGGAAACCCTTGCTTCGGAAGCTGCACTGCTGGCATTCGATGAGAATAGACCGCAGCAGGTAACGCTTGCTGATCTGGAAACCTGCCGTCAAACCATTACCCCACTTGCAATTCAGGATGCGGCGGCGGTTGAAAGAATGCAGGCTTGGGCATCCACCGCACGACGTGCTAGTAGTCCTGTGGTTGCAGCGAAAACTCAGTCTCTCAGGGCTGCCAAATACAGAAACCTGAACTGA
- a CDS encoding WGR domain-containing protein, translating to MVEDGNLTVQWGRVGYQAQTKVHTLGNHQRAVSKFNNLVAEKKGLMLPRNSARD from the coding sequence ATTGTCGAAGATGGTAATTTAACAGTGCAGTGGGGCAGAGTCGGTTATCAAGCACAAACGAAAGTCCACACATTAGGCAATCATCAGAGAGCGGTTAGTAAATTTAACAATCTGGTAGCCGAGAAAAAAGGCCTCATGCTACCGCGAAACTCAGCCAGAGATTGA